In a genomic window of Helianthus annuus cultivar XRQ/B chromosome 10, HanXRQr2.0-SUNRISE, whole genome shotgun sequence:
- the LOC110882046 gene encoding SH3 domain-containing protein C23A1.17-like: protein MASSGSGVSNASDPMAFTSNDEMATDSGVYTSDTTSTDEDDFQPFALPIFGDDVPLADGPPGEDLPLVPIPAPHPFAAVPFEEQPLDALPDGDIDLLIEGPPEGDQDGGAPMEDGVPLAVIPVVDPIVPMVELPDMEVHSDSSASGSFESIASSIPPLGFGYIPCIDGDEEMEIGDELIPEEQPAEAPVLPDDQIPVMPADHQPAPVVPEPILALDPVPVIDAPAVAPPAIETPEVAPIPDPMAIFDDLAPFATHIDPRYANTSNGWIEEDDYPPYVVPVTPTTIPVTAPLDIQVFPPPTSDAPRTDLPITFLQDIPPPQPGEGLSSQPFGHTPFMSGDSQFLPQIPYPGFVPPVSSTAPFMSQFPHTTLPFTSTPHTTHPASAPMGEPFLWSSPHVMPDSDVRYLPLDQQVAFVGGLGVVAPIAFLSLSTSSAAIGIATFDLLQKIPPRREARMPTTQAELQGIIAAAIAQYAASQGETSGNISNNNNNPPNGCTFKQFLDCKPQNFDGTGGAVAFTR from the exons atggcatcATCTGGTAGTGGAGTATCCAACGCGAGCGACCCGATGGCCTTTACCTCTAATGATGAGATGGCCACCGACTCGGGAGTTTACACCTCAGACACCACGAGCACCGATGAAGACGATTTCCAGCCGTTTGCCCTACCGATCTTCGGAGACGACGTACCCCTAGCTGATGGCCCACCAGGAGAGGACCTACCCCTTGTTCCAATCCCTGCCCCTCACCCCTTCGCTGCAGTTCCCTTTGAGGAACAACCTCTCGACGCGTTACCCGATGGTGACATCGACCTACTCATCGAGGGTCCCCCCGAGGGAGACCAGGATGGTGGGGCCCCGATGGAGGACGGTGTTCCGCTTGCCGTTATCCCAGTTGTTGATCCCATTGTTCCCATGGTTGAGCTTCCTGATATGGAGGTTCATTCTGATTCGTCCGCCTCAGGTTCTTTTGAGTCGATAGCTTCTTCTATCCCACCATTGGGATTCGGTTACATTCCTTGTATTGATGGTGATGAGGAGATGGAGATAGGGGACGAGTTGATCCCTGAGGAGCAGCCTGCTGAGGCTCCTGTTCTCccagatgatcagattcctgttATGCCTGCTGATCATCAGCCCGCTCCAGTCGTTCCAGAGCCCATTCTTGCCCTTGACCCTGTTCCTGTCATTGATGCACCCGCCGTTGCACCACCAGCCATTGAGACCCCAGAGGTAGCACCCATACCCGACCCTATGGCGATTTTTGATGACCTGGCACCGTTTGCTACCCACATTGACCCGAGATACGCTAACACCAGCAATGGGTGGATCGAGGAGGATGACTACCCTCCGTATGTGGTCCCAGTCACTCCCACTACCATACCTGTTACTGCACCACTCGATATTCAGGTGTTTCCTCCACCCACTTCTGATGCCCCTCGTACCGATCTTCCAATTACTTTTCTCCAGGACATTCCTCCGCCACAACCTGGGGAGGGATTGTCGAGTCAGCCTTTCGGCCACACACCATTTATGTCAGGAGATAGCCAGTTCTTACCACAGATCCCTTATCCTGGTTTTGTTCCACCCGTGTCATCTACTGCACCCTTCATGTCTCAGTTTCCCCATACCACTTTACCATTTACATCTACCCCACACACTACACATCCAGCTTCAGCCCCGATGGGTGAGCCATTTCTATGGTCATCACCCCATGTTATGCCA GATTCAGATGTTCGTTACCTTCCTCTTGACCAACAGGTTGCTTTCGTAGGAGGACTTGGTGTAGTTGCGCCGATTGCTTTTCTCTCACTTTCCACCTCCTCCGCCGCCATCGGCATAGCCACTTTTGATTTATTGCAG AAAATACCTCCACGACGTGAAGCACGCATGCCGACTACCCAGGCAGAACTGCAAGGAATCATCGCTGCCGCTATTGCGCAATACGctgcttctcaaggagaaacaagCGGAAACAtttcaaacaacaacaacaaccctccGAATG GGTGTACTTTCAAGCAATTCTTAGATTGCAAGCCgcaaaactttgatggcactggaggtgccgtgGCTTTTACCCGTTAG
- the LOC110882045 gene encoding uncharacterized protein LOC110882045 gives MHKRHYADKVQANRKKREVNFRLLEVSESRDDADIVIPKEVVQQVQDKFENVLYGYFLGDRLPFPVVEYYAKNVWAKFGFSKLMMNTSGFFFFKFDSKDGLTKVLEGGPWLIRKVPLFLNVWSPKVTLKKDGIKTVPVWVKLHNVPISVYTDDGLSLLASKIGVPKRLDSYTADMCVENWGRSSYARAMIEINADKELKDFITLAIPKMDEDGFIMERVKVEYEWRPKRCSACCLFGHDDNTCSNKPNGKSKMVTIDEEGFVTDRRKMAKYSFPQKKQKPKVVYRPKVNKYDASTSGTKGVNSTGSNANVQVSNSFAVLDNDLNNEKRDPTSAKSMSDENNGNRIQQPDVVKELNPTEMADFMSGNLNNKSSEGASTPGYEGF, from the coding sequence atgcataaaagacactatgcgGATAAAGTGCAAGCCAATCGTAAGAAACGGGAGGTAAATTTCAGACTTCTGGAAGTTAGTGAATCTAGAGACGATGCTGATATTGTTATACCGAAAGAGGTTGTTCAGCAAGTTCAGGATAAGTTTGAAAATGTCCTCTATGGTTATTTTTTAGGGGATAGGTTGCCGTTTCCTGTGGTTGAATATTATGCTAAGAATGTCTGGGCAAAGTTTGGGTTTTCTAAACTTATGATGAACACGTCAGGTTTCTTCTTCTTTAAGTTTGATTCGAAGGATGGATTGACTAAGGTTTTAGAAGGAGGACCATGGTTAATACGTAAAGTTCCGTTATTTTTAAACGTATGGTCACCGAAGGTTACTCTCAAGAAAGATGGTATCAAAACCGTGCCAGTTTGGGTAAAGTTGCACAATGTGCCGATCTCAGTTTATACTGATGATGGTTTAAGCTTGTTAGCATCAAAGATAGGTGTTCCAAAGAGGTTAGATTCCTATACGGCTGATATGTGTGTTGAGAATTGGGGTAGGAGTAGTTATGCTCGTGCGATGATTGAAATTAATGCTGATAAGGAACTAAAGGATTTCATTACGCTAGCTATTCCTAAAATGGATGAAGACGGGTTCATTATGGAGCGGGTAAAGGTGGAATATGAATGGAGGCCGAAACGGTGTAGTGCTTGTTGTTTATTTGGTCATGATGATAATACGTGTAGCAACAAACCTAATGGTAAGTCCAAAATGGTTACCATTGATGAGGAGGGATTCGTTACAGATAGAAGGAAGATGGCAAAGTACTCGTTCCCACAAAAAAAGCAAAAACCAAAGGTTGTGTATAGACCTAAGGTTAATAAATATGATGCAAGTACTTCTGGTACGAAGGGAGTTAACTCGACGGGAAGCAATGCTAATGTGCAGGTGTCAAACTCATTTGCGGTGCTCGATAATGACTTGAATAATGAGAAGAGGGATCCTACTAGTGCCAAATCCATGAGTGATGAGAATAATGGTAACCGAATACAGCAACCGGATGTAGTCAAAGAGTTGAATCCGACAGAGATGGCTGATTTTATGAGTGGTAACCTGAATAATAAAtcttctgagggggcaagcactcccggttaCGAGGGTTTTTAA